One Thermoanaerobaculia bacterium genomic window, CATCGGATGCCCCGGTCACACTGATGGATTCTGTGACCCCGGCACCACCTGTGTTGGAGACCAGGTCCTCACCAAGAGGCCCGAGGATTCTGAGATCCAGATTGATCCCGGCTGGCGGTGTGACGGAGACACTAATGTCTCCGTTGCTGGTATTGGTGAAGCTATAGTGATCTATATCTCCCGGGGGAAATATGTTTGCATCTACAAGTGCCTGATCGGACACTAGGTCATGCAGGCGGTTGTTGACCGGGTCGTTATTGGGCTCGTATCGGTCACCCTCACCGTTGATGGGTCCGGAAAACTTGGAACCATCGGGATATGGGTAGTACACAGTGTGCGAACCCGCCACAACTTTGTACCGGTATTGATAGGTACCCTGGGAAATGAGGGTCTTGGCAAAGGTAAAGTTTGCACCCTGCGTTGTTGTGCCCGAAATGTACGACATGGGCCACGACGTTTCTTCCAACGTAACCGGGTTTGTGATCAGGAGAGTAACCGCCATCGGATCCCCGTCCCGGTCTATGGCTGAGATGTTCCAGCGGTACGAGGTCTGGTTCACATACCCGTAGGCCGGCAGGGGACCATTATCCGGAAAGAAAGCCGGGGGAGTATTTTGTGTTGGCGATGTAAGCCAGTTACGGTAGTAAACATTTACTCCAACAGGATCCCCGGCGGGGTTATCATTCATCAGTTCCACACCGCTGTCGCTGGGATCGTACGGTCCGCCGGGATCATTCCACCAGCAGTCCCTGGCATCAACGACACTTCCATTCACTCCATAGTTGGTATTATCCGCAATCGAACACGCCTTTACCCTGGAACCATTACCTAAATAAAGTCCGGTCTGGCAGTTGGAAATGGAGGAATCATAGATAAACGAATTCTGACCGCCATAGATACCGTAATTCGTTGCGGACGAATTGGAAATTGTGCTCCACAGACATTCCACACGGATATTTGGCGCCAGGACAGCAGCGTAGGAATATTCGGAAATATTGACATTCTTCAACTTGATTGTCCCTGATCCATTTGCAGTAATAGCACCATAATAGGAAGAGTAATAGCCACCATAACGGATGCTGCAATAATTAAGATCAATGTACACATGTTCACTTGTAGATGCGTTGCCGATGTATCTCCAATCTCCCCATGCAGGGGACGTAGTATCCCCGTCTCCGTTTGAATCCCCGCCCACTGTGTCGTCCGCAGCAGAGGTGATGTACACCGGTTGCGACTCTGTTCCGTTTACGATGAAGGATGCATCATCGGAAACGACAAAGGGATACAAATAGGGTGATCTGGCTTTCCATATCACCCCGGGCGCCAGGGTCAACGTGACACCGGTGCCAATTGTTAAATTCCCGTAGTACACCTCCTGGGCCGGCAGGGTCATGGATGCTGTGACCGTACCGTGCATCCGTATCCAGTTCAGGTAGTTCCCCGTCACACTATTCCCGGCGGGAGGAGACGTCCAGTTGTTAGAATTCAAGAAAATTGCATCGTAATCCGCAGATCCATTGTTTATGGCCTGGTTATTATTAAACGTGATATTGTNNNNNNNNNNNNNNNNNNNNNNNNNNNNNNNNNNNNNNNNNNNNNNNNNNNNNNNNNNNNNNNNNNNNNNNNNNNNNNNNNNNNNNNNNNNNNNNNNNNNGTTGGTAGAATTCAAGTAAATTGCGTCGTAATCTGCAGACCCATTGTTAATCGCCGTGTTGTCTGTGAAGATAATATGATCAGAGCTGACATAGAAGCCTTGTTGATAACAGTTCTGAACCGTTGTATTCGTTATTGTGACATAATTATCAGTGCTGCTGAAAAGGATGCCCTTGTCATAACACGTATCAACAAGAGAATGGGTGATCGTGAGGTCTACATTGTCCACGTTCACACCCCATTTTCTGGATTTGTAAATGGTCGTGTGATCCAGTGTTACAATCCCATCATCAAGATGTATGGCTCCGAAGTCCGAAGAAGAATCAATCCCGCCATACCTTACTTCACTGTAACTCATCTGGATGGCCCGGCCCGTTCCTATGGCACCATTCCCTATATACCCCCAGTCGCCCCAATTGGGAGTGGACCCACTCCCATCCCCGTTCGTGTCCCCTCCGATCGTGTCGTCCTTGTAGGAAGTGAAATACACCGGAGATCCGCTGGTGCCATTTACGATGAGAGAAGCTGAGTCGCTTACAATAATGGATCGGTTTGTTTGGAGCTTGACAATGACACCCGCCTCAACCGTCAGAGTAATTCCGGTGTCTATGGTGATCGAACCCGTCACAACATAGGGGTTTCCTTCCGCCGTCCAGGTTGTGTTTGAAGAAATGCTCCCGGAGACATTGGTCAGACCAAACATCATTCCTGGAACAAGAAAAATGCTGGAAATTATAAGTAATTTTAATATTTTCAATCTTTGTTTCATTCCGGCCCCCCAGAATTTATCTGCAAACCCAATCATGGGTATTCTAACAGAAAGATTACATTGAGGGATTTATCCTCCGTCGCTATCCACCTCCCAAGCCTTAAAGCTATGGCGGGACAAGGTGGATTTATCCTCCGTCGCTATCCACCTCCCAAGCCTTAAAGCTATGGCGGGACAAGATGGATTGGATGGTTCTTCAATCCAGGAAGTAGAGGGTTTCGTCCCTTGAAGGGGCTTTTCGTTTGGACATTGCGTACTTCTTCATCCGGATGAACTCCGAGAGGGCATCGTCATCCTCTTCATCCATGACATCCCCGAATTCCTCTTCCAGCGCGTCCGGGTTCTCCCCGGACTCCAGGCGGCGCACCATTTCCTCCATGCGGGGTCCCATCTCCATCCCCGTCATATCCATGAACTTTCTCATAAATTTTGCCGCAGCGCGGGGATCTTCCATGTCCTCCATCGAACCCATTTCCCCGGCAAGGGTCTCCATGGCTCCCTCCATTCGTTCCTCATCCATGTCCCCGAAAGGAGAGGGTTCATCATCCTCCCGGTGTTTCAGGGTTGCAAAGCGGGAAACTCTGCGGCTCAGAGTGGACTTTCCGCACCGGGGACAGTCGGGAACTGTCTCCGTGTTGGGAACCGTAGAGAAAAACTGAAAGATACGATGGCAGGGCGAACAGTAAAACTCGTAAATCGGCATGGATCTTATGTACCAGAAAACGATATCGGTTTCAAGAATAAATACCCCGCCTTCCATGTAGAATAGATGAAGTGTTTATAAAAATCGCGACCGCAGACCTCTTCGGGAAGTCCGGCACCTCATGAAGATCCGGTGTGCCCAGTGCGCAGGATCGATTCCGCTGGATCAGCCTGAATCCTTTATTCACTGTCCCTACTGCGACTCTTCTCTCTTTTTTGAAGGGGCAAAGACCTTTCTCCATTTTGTGATCTTCCCCAGGATCGATTCAGTTGCCGCCCGGCGATCTCTCTGGAACAACCTCAAGCGGGAAGGTGTGATCCATCCGGGACTTAAGGACATTCAAATGGTCATGCTGCCCTTCTGGGCCGTCCGGGGGAAGGGCCTGCAGAAGACCGTTCCAGCCTTTGCTCCCTGTCCGCCGGAACTGGCCGGGGTTCTCATTCCGCCCGCAGGCGTCAAACTCTCACGAAACGATTCAGCCGACGGGTGGACCTTTCTGGAACCGACGGAACAGGGCGAGGCCGTGAGGGACGCCTACCCGGGTGCAACGGAATTCTCCCTTTACTACCTTCCCTTTTATCATGTTGTTTACGGAAATACCCTTCCCTACGAGGCATGGATCGACGGTGTGGAGGGACGGGTACACACATTGACACTTCCCCCGAAAGAGCTGAAAAAGGCTTCCATGGCATTTACTTTTTTCGTCACACTGCTTTTTTCCCTGGCATTGCTGAGCTCCTGGCTGATCCCGGGACCCGTTCCCGCCCTGATCGTTATTTTTTCACTGTATCTTGTTTTTTATCTGTGGAGCCGATCCCTCTACCCCGGTGGGAGTGGACGATGAAAACGCGGGCCCTTGTCTGCCCCTCCTGCGGGGGTACGATGTCCCCTCCCCTCGGTCATCGGGTCGTTTCCTGCCATTTCTGTAGCGACCCTTTCTACGTCTATCTTGCCGATTTCCTTCCACGGTATCGTCTCCAGGCAAAAAAGGACCTCGACGCTCTCCTTGCAACGATACGATCCCGGCTTGCATCCCCCCTCCTTCCCGATCACTTTTCCGATCGATTCGAGGTCATTTCTCACCACCGCCTCTTTCTTCCCTTCTACCTTCTGAGCGGATTGCGGGGAGGCTCCCAGTATTTTGCACAACGGGATCCCGTGACAGGCGAGTTGATCCGCGAGGACACACGATCCTCCCTGGGACCCTTCCAGTATGTCTACTTTGGAGCGACCCTGGAGCACTGGAATCTCCACGACACCGATCTTCGCGACATCATTCTTTCCCGGCCGGGAGAGATCGAAGCGGTATCGATGGGATCTCTGGCCACAGAAGGCGAGATCATCGACGCCGACATTCCCATGGAAAGAGTGATCGGTACCGGAGTCGCTTCCGGAGGAGAGGATCTTTCCCTGCTTGAATTGACGATCTCGCTTGTCTATCTCCCCGTTCTGGCACTTACACTCCGCTTCCAGGGGCAAATCTACACCCTGACCGTCGACGAGATAGAAGGCAGGCTGATCCGGGGACATCTTCCCGTCCGGTCATCCCGGGCATTCCATATCGGCCTCCCCATGGCCGCGATTCTGGGATGGCTCTGCGGGGCTTTCCTCCAGCCCTGGAGTATGGAGGCGGGAAAGACAACTACCGGTTTCTGGCTGTCCATATTACCCATGGCATTTTTTGTAGGATCTGCATTCCTTCTCCTTCAGGCATGCCTGCTCTTCCTTCGCATCCCCCGACGGATTCGGGTTACGCCGGAGGGATTCGATCTCGTCCGAGCCGGGCCTTTGCCTGCATTTCCCATCCCGGGCCTGCAAAGACCGGTAAACCGTATCGTGGAAGCTTTGGGGGAATTATCCAACCCCGGGAAACCTGGACCATGAAATCCCCCGTTCTGCACCGCTTGCATTGTGACCGTTGCGGGAGTCCTCTGGATGGGAACCTTCTCAGCAAGGTCTTCACCTGTACACAGTGCTTTTTGGCCTTTTTCATGGACGGGCCCCGGGTTCAACGCTTTCCCCTCCGCTACGGGAAAGCGAATATTCTCCTGCCGGAGCCAATCCTTCAGATCCCCTTCTGGGATGTTCAGACACACTATTCACTCACGGCAATGACAAAGGACCAGCAGAGAGCCTATGGAACGCTGATGCCGTGGACCCGTCTCCTGATTCCTGCGTTCTGGTCCCCCGTTTCGGATATGGTTCAGACGCTCACATACCATTACTCTCTGATCGAAAAGGACACGATCCAGTGGGAACAGCGAAACGGGAGGTTGTGGCCGGTCACTCGAAACCCGGAGAGCCTGGAAGCAATCGCCCGGATCCTGTGGACGGCCCGTCTGGATCGGGCCTGCGATACGACGGGGGTCAGGGTGACCGTTCAGCTATCGGATCCCTGGTTGTCCGTTCTGCCTTTTGCCCGTGAACCCGATGGGAGAGGCTTCAGGGATGGCCTGACCGGAGCCAGGTTTCCCGGGGCCCTTTTCCGCTGATCCTCCTTCCATTGACGGGTATCTCGTACCTGAGTACACTTACAAATACCATGATCTGTTTTTC contains:
- a CDS encoding zinc ribbon domain-containing protein, whose protein sequence is MEGGVFILETDIVFWYIRSMPIYEFYCSPCHRIFQFFSTVPNTETVPDCPRCGKSTLSRRVSRFATLKHREDDEPSPFGDMDEERMEGAMETLAGEMGSMEDMEDPRAAAKFMRKFMDMTGMEMGPRMEEMVRRLESGENPDALEEEFGDVMDEEDDDALSEFIRMKKYAMSKRKAPSRDETLYFLD